The nucleotide sequence TTCCCGCCATCCGACAGGATGCGGGCAACCTGACTTCTGATGAAATCATTTCCCTGATTGCGATACATTGTTCTTCCCTGTTTCTGGTCACGAAAAACGACCGGTACCCGGCGCACAAAACGCCATGACCGGTCACCACGACAGTTTAAAACTATTCGTGGCGGGTTTATATCACACCGGTCTGCACCTCTTCAATAATTTTTTTACAAAAAATTTCAAAAAAGTGTTTTTCGAAAATGACAGCCCAGTTTTTCAAACGTTTTTCAGTGGAGGAGCTGAATGGTTACGCTGGTACCGATGGGATGTGGCACATGTTTTCCTAATGTTTTTTCAAGAATCACCGATTTCCACCAAAGGCAGAAGGGCACCGATCCTGGCACCCTGACCCAGGCTCGATTCGATAAACATGTGTCCTCCGTGCCGGGCAATAATGGAATAACAGAGCGATAAACCCAGGCCGGTCCCTTTCCCGAATGGCTTGGTGGTAAAGAAGGCATCGAAGGCCCGTTCCCGGGTTTTGGCATCCATGCCGCAACCGTTGTCGGCCACCTCCAGCCGCACGGCACGACCCTCCCGGCGCGTGGACACGACGATTTCCCGCTCCCGATCCGTGACGGTATCCAGGGCATCGGCGGCATTGGCAATCAGGTTGATGAGAACCTGCTGCAATTGACTGCCCGAGGCCGCCACGGCCGGCAAATCCCGGTCGGGATCCAGCCGCAGACGAATCTTGCGCAGGCGTTTGTCGAAACGCATGAATCGGGAACTGCGCTCGACCAGGGAGTTCAAATCCAGGAGTTGTCTCTCCTCGTTTTGCGGCATGGAAAATTCCGCAATATCCCGGGTAATATCGGTCAAACGCTGGATTTGTTCATTGACCAGGGTCAGCAGGGAGCGATTTTCCGCGTCCAACTGGTCGCTGACATCCTGGAGTGAGTCCAACAGGCCGATGATGGCGGTAATGGGATTGTTGATTTCATGGATGATCCCGGCCGCCAGGGTACCGATGGAGGCCATTTTTTCCTGCTGATAATTCAGACGCCTGGCCTCATCCAGGGTCTTTTCGGCTTTTTTCCGTTCGCTGATGTCGCGCATGGTGGCGATGAATTGCGAGCGGCCACCGGTCCGCACATGGCTGACGGACAGTTCCATGGGAAAAACGGTGTCATCCTGGCGTTTGCCTGTCACCTGTTTGTCCACGAACAACTCGCCACGCAAATCGTGGTGGCCATACTTGCGGCTTCTGGTGTCCAGATCCCAGTAAATCTGCAAATAACCAGCGTGTCGTTCCCGATGGGGTGAGGGAATCAGTTGCAGAATGCTCTGCCCCAGAAGCTGCTCCATGCTCAAGCCAAACAAGGCGGTCATGGCGGGATTGGCGGATTCCACGATCAGATTGGCATCGGTGGTGACAATCCCTTCCACGACATTTTCCATGATCGTGCGCAGGCGGGCTTCGCTGATGCGCAGGGATTCCGTGGCGTGTTTGAGTTCGGTAATGTCTTCCTTGACGGCCACAAAATGTGTCACGCGACCATCCTTGCCGCGAATGGGAGAGATGGATGCCAACTCCCAGAAATGTTCACCATTTTTGCGGCGATTGAGAATTTCACCCCGCCACTCGCCACCCCGGTTGAGGGTTTCCCACATTTCGGCGTAGATTTCCGGAGACATCTCTCCGGATTTTAAAATATTGGGATTTTTGCCAATCACCTCGGCATGGGTATAACCGGTCACCAGGCTGAACTTGGGGTTGACATATTCAATGCTGCCGTCTGTGTTCGTGATGATCACGGAGACCGGACTTTGTTCAACGGCCCGGGAGAGCTTGCGCAATTCGGCTTCGGCCATCTGACGGTCCAGAATTTCTTCCTTGAGAACCTTGTTGGTCATTTTCAAGGTTTCTGTGCGTTCTTCCACCCGTTGTTCCAGGGTTTCATTGATTTGTTGGACCTCGATCACGTATTTTTCCAGGCGGACATGTTGTTCCCGGATGATCTGGGCCGCCCGGCGGATGATGGCATACAGGACCAGATACAGGGCCACAAACAGGGCACCCACACCCATGGCCAGATCTCGCTGGGTTTCGCTCAGGTGTTGCAACAAAGGGGTCAGATCATAATGCAATTCGATGACACCATGAATCTCCCGCTCCTGTTGCAACGGCACATGACTGACGATCATGTCCCGACCATCGATGATGTCATTCTGGGTGCCAAACCAGCGATGTGGAACAAAATGGGTCGTGACCCGACCCTCCATGCCGGCAATAAAGCCTTTACTGGTTCTCTGGTCCCTGCCAATCTGGGTTGCATCGGTCGAATAGATGGCCATGCCGTCCTGGTTGTAAATCCGGATATGGACCACTTCGAGATTGCCCATCAGTTTTCCGATGAGTTGGTTCAGATAGGGAATCAGGGGATGCTTGCGCAGCTCCTCTTCGGTCAGCATGGTTGATTGTTGCAGGAATCCTTTCAGGCTTGGCCAGAGGGTATTTGAAAATACTTTGGTTAATGTTATATTTTGGTTTTCACCCATGTGGAGCAGCGAATCCCGTTCCAGCTTGTTGACAAAGACGCCCAGAAACCAGGCCACGAGGGCGAGAGCGATCAAGCTGGTCAAGGAAAAATATCGTTGCAGTTTAAACATGTTTTGGTTTTTCATGGCATGTATCTTGCGCTATCTTTCTTCCGTTTTTTGCAGGTATATTCACTGACTGCGGATTTTTACTCGAAGACTCGGAAGTTCAGGGACAAAGGGGCAGGAATGAAATATTTCCCGAAAAAATATTGGGTTATCCTGTCGGGAGTGGTGCTGGCCATCTCCTGTGTTGGCGGGCCGACACCGCCACCGCAAACCAAGG is from Magnetococcales bacterium and encodes:
- a CDS encoding PAS domain S-box protein, translating into MFKLQRYFSLTSLIALALVAWFLGVFVNKLERDSLLHMGENQNITLTKVFSNTLWPSLKGFLQQSTMLTEEELRKHPLIPYLNQLIGKLMGNLEVVHIRIYNQDGMAIYSTDATQIGRDQRTSKGFIAGMEGRVTTHFVPHRWFGTQNDIIDGRDMIVSHVPLQQEREIHGVIELHYDLTPLLQHLSETQRDLAMGVGALFVALYLVLYAIIRRAAQIIREQHVRLEKYVIEVQQINETLEQRVEERTETLKMTNKVLKEEILDRQMAEAELRKLSRAVEQSPVSVIITNTDGSIEYVNPKFSLVTGYTHAEVIGKNPNILKSGEMSPEIYAEMWETLNRGGEWRGEILNRRKNGEHFWELASISPIRGKDGRVTHFVAVKEDITELKHATESLRISEARLRTIMENVVEGIVTTDANLIVESANPAMTALFGLSMEQLLGQSILQLIPSPHRERHAGYLQIYWDLDTRSRKYGHHDLRGELFVDKQVTGKRQDDTVFPMELSVSHVRTGGRSQFIATMRDISERKKAEKTLDEARRLNYQQEKMASIGTLAAGIIHEINNPITAIIGLLDSLQDVSDQLDAENRSLLTLVNEQIQRLTDITRDIAEFSMPQNEERQLLDLNSLVERSSRFMRFDKRLRKIRLRLDPDRDLPAVAASGSQLQQVLINLIANAADALDTVTDREREIVVSTRREGRAVRLEVADNGCGMDAKTRERAFDAFFTTKPFGKGTGLGLSLCYSIIARHGGHMFIESSLGQGARIGALLPLVEIGDS